The following coding sequences are from one Streptomyces angustmyceticus window:
- a CDS encoding MFS transporter: MSAGGTAGSDAGPGAGFPQGGGGPGGPAAPAGPGAVTGPGPTVGADRAFGARLMAPLLLGSLLNPVNSTMIATALVAIGRDFRVGAADTAWLISAMYLASAVGQPSLGRLADRIGPRRVFTAGALTVCAAGVIGALAPTFTLLIVSRVVLGVGTAAAYPAAMAVLRAESLRTGRPTPRRVLGRLSLAALASAAVGPTLGGLLAATAGWRAVFAVNVPLALLALAGALAWLPADPKDARPGRAGSPSSLDPLGIALFAGALTCAMVFLLRLADPRWPLLAPAGVLAGVLVWWQLRHPAPFIDLRMLAGNGPLVRTYLRQGLTYLVIYCVLYGFSQWLEQAYGASSFQAGLIMLPMSLAAAACSLVGARTKGVRAPLTLAAACLALGSGVFLLLHGTGPLVALLCAGALFGIPQGLASTGNQAAVYAQAPADGVGAAAGLQRTAQYLGAITASGLIGLLYGQRAGDAGLHQIALIGGALGLLLLLLTLADRGLRPGALGSGV, encoded by the coding sequence ATGAGCGCCGGGGGGACAGCCGGATCGGATGCCGGACCGGGCGCCGGATTCCCGCAGGGCGGGGGTGGGCCCGGCGGACCCGCCGCCCCGGCCGGCCCCGGCGCGGTCACCGGCCCCGGCCCGACCGTCGGCGCCGACCGTGCCTTCGGCGCCCGGCTGATGGCGCCACTGCTGCTCGGCTCGCTGCTGAACCCCGTCAACTCGACCATGATCGCCACCGCGCTGGTGGCGATCGGCCGGGACTTCCGGGTCGGCGCCGCCGACACCGCCTGGCTCATCTCCGCGATGTACCTCGCCAGCGCGGTGGGCCAGCCGTCGCTGGGGCGGCTCGCCGACCGGATCGGGCCCCGCCGGGTGTTCACCGCCGGCGCGCTGACCGTCTGCGCCGCGGGCGTCATCGGGGCCCTCGCGCCCACCTTCACGCTGCTGATCGTCTCCCGGGTCGTACTGGGCGTCGGCACGGCGGCCGCCTACCCCGCCGCGATGGCGGTGCTGCGCGCCGAGTCGCTGCGCACCGGCCGCCCGACGCCCCGCCGTGTGCTCGGCCGGCTCTCGCTCGCCGCGCTGGCCAGCGCCGCCGTAGGCCCCACCCTCGGCGGGCTGCTCGCCGCGACCGCGGGCTGGCGCGCGGTGTTCGCGGTGAACGTCCCGCTCGCGCTGCTCGCCCTGGCCGGCGCGCTCGCCTGGCTCCCGGCCGACCCGAAGGACGCCCGGCCGGGGCGCGCGGGCTCCCCGTCCTCCCTCGACCCGCTGGGCATCGCCCTGTTCGCCGGGGCGCTCACCTGCGCCATGGTCTTCCTGCTGCGCCTCGCGGACCCGCGGTGGCCGCTGCTCGCGCCGGCCGGGGTGCTCGCGGGCGTCCTGGTGTGGTGGCAACTGCGCCACCCGGCGCCCTTCATCGACCTGCGGATGCTCGCCGGGAACGGCCCGCTGGTGCGCACCTACCTCCGCCAGGGACTGACCTACCTCGTCATCTACTGCGTGCTGTACGGCTTCAGCCAGTGGCTGGAGCAGGCGTACGGCGCCTCGTCCTTCCAGGCCGGGCTGATCATGCTGCCGATGTCCCTGGCGGCCGCGGCCTGCTCGCTCGTGGGCGCCCGGACGAAGGGCGTCCGCGCCCCGCTGACCCTCGCCGCGGCGTGTCTCGCCCTGGGCAGCGGGGTCTTCCTCCTGCTGCACGGCACCGGCCCGCTGGTCGCGCTGCTGTGTGCCGGCGCGCTGTTCGGCATCCCGCAGGGCCTGGCGTCGACCGGCAACCAGGCCGCCGTCTACGCCCAGGCCCCGGCCGACGGCGTGGGCGCGGCCGCCGGACTCCAGCGCACCGCCCAGTACCTCGGCGCGATCACCGCGTCCGGCCTCATCGGGCTGCTCTACGGGCAGCGCGCCGGGGACGCCGGGCTGCACCAGATCGCGCTGATCGGCGGGGCGCTCGGCCTGCTGCTGCTCCTGCTGACCCTCGCCGACCGCGGTCTGCGGCCCGGCGCCCTCGGGAGCGGCGTCTGA
- a CDS encoding SdrD B-like domain-containing protein: MGLSVLLLAGGAVGATAGQAAASTADGTLTVQVLRDFFGTGVIHTAMDVPQRGMKVEISDPAGHRAGGVTDATGKVVVSRSTVLSGGHYRVDVSIPAPYRGYLRAAPASTAENHFDSFTSFVDVSDGKNASVVTGVWDPADYALPDSRYFVPVHNGANGTDNRALVAFGTKTRGTCPTDVACPATLATQDQVGTTFGLAYDKDRTRLFQSAFARRYAPYGPKGGGAIYTVPVNGSGAPELFARVPDAAVTRHDSANMIKDPGFTDAPGKESIGGLALSEDGSTLYAVNLRTRSLVSFDATGATAAAPKSTVPIPDPGCASPDDWRPFGLQVHNNTLYVGGVCSAESTQQRADLKAFVSTYDGKRFTTVLSHPLTDKRGSVFGSGDKATHWNPWNTGLDTWDDRKSGGVFIDPQPELASLAFARDGSMILGFRDRFMDVLSWGGLDPRPGNDTAENAMSGGDITMVCATPTGEYQWEGTGNCPNHATPANNGGQAADVVEYFPGDFYANAHQETALGSVAYIPQQQWVVSTEFDPVVNVATSGTGYHDITTGQGPGNNPKANGFQFVSGVQGGFGKAGGLGDIAYAAANAPVQIGNVVWFDGDHNGIQDPGHVLLPGATINLLDADGKQVATTRTNAAGEYYFGGVGAAYQLTPGAKYTVQFDVCTADTGKVPGRPPASELRFTLPRAGAHRAHDSNVTPPTAGRLCDGRAPVTAPDKPGGVDHTIDAGVYVPTATPTPTATPTATPTATATPTPTPTATATPTPTPPPSTAPTPPSSSAPEPSLTPSPPPAPNPASPPAATPPSPAPPAGNPAPAGGSRGSLAQTGMSGLPKMIALAGLLVGAGLVIAFMSRKRRSRKR; encoded by the coding sequence ATGGGGTTATCTGTTCTCCTGCTGGCGGGCGGCGCCGTGGGAGCGACGGCCGGCCAGGCCGCCGCTTCGACGGCCGACGGCACGTTGACGGTGCAGGTGCTGCGCGACTTCTTCGGCACCGGCGTGATCCACACGGCGATGGACGTACCGCAGCGGGGCATGAAGGTGGAGATCTCCGACCCCGCCGGGCACCGTGCCGGCGGCGTCACGGATGCCACGGGAAAGGTCGTGGTGTCGCGGTCGACCGTGCTGAGCGGCGGCCACTACCGCGTCGACGTCAGCATCCCGGCACCGTACCGCGGCTATCTGCGGGCGGCGCCCGCGTCGACGGCGGAGAACCACTTCGACAGCTTCACGTCGTTCGTGGATGTGTCGGACGGGAAGAACGCCTCGGTGGTGACGGGCGTGTGGGATCCGGCCGACTACGCGCTGCCGGACTCGCGGTACTTCGTGCCGGTCCACAACGGCGCCAACGGGACCGACAACCGGGCGTTGGTGGCGTTCGGGACGAAGACCCGGGGCACGTGTCCCACCGATGTGGCGTGCCCGGCCACGCTGGCCACGCAGGACCAGGTGGGCACCACGTTCGGGTTGGCGTACGACAAGGACCGGACCCGGCTGTTCCAGAGCGCGTTCGCCCGCCGGTACGCCCCGTACGGGCCGAAGGGCGGGGGCGCGATCTACACGGTGCCGGTCAACGGCTCGGGTGCGCCGGAGCTCTTCGCGCGGGTGCCGGACGCCGCGGTGACGCGGCACGACTCCGCCAACATGATCAAGGACCCCGGGTTCACCGACGCGCCGGGCAAGGAGAGCATCGGTGGCCTGGCCCTGTCGGAGGACGGCTCCACGCTGTACGCGGTGAACCTGCGGACCCGCAGCCTGGTGAGCTTCGACGCGACAGGGGCCACCGCCGCGGCGCCCAAGTCGACGGTCCCGATCCCGGACCCGGGGTGCGCGAGCCCCGACGACTGGCGGCCGTTCGGTCTCCAGGTCCACAACAACACGCTGTACGTGGGCGGCGTGTGCAGCGCGGAGAGCACCCAGCAGCGCGCGGACCTGAAAGCCTTCGTCTCCACCTACGACGGCAAGCGGTTCACCACGGTGCTGAGCCACCCGCTCACGGACAAACGCGGCAGCGTCTTCGGTTCCGGCGACAAGGCCACCCACTGGAACCCGTGGAACACCGGCCTGGACACGTGGGACGACCGGAAGTCGGGCGGCGTCTTCATCGATCCGCAGCCGGAGCTGGCCTCCCTCGCCTTCGCCCGGGACGGCTCGATGATCCTGGGCTTCCGCGACCGGTTCATGGACGTGCTCAGCTGGGGAGGGCTGGACCCCCGCCCGGGGAACGACACGGCGGAAAACGCCATGTCCGGTGGGGACATCACCATGGTCTGCGCCACTCCCACCGGTGAATACCAGTGGGAAGGCACCGGGAACTGCCCCAACCACGCCACCCCCGCCAACAATGGCGGCCAGGCCGCCGATGTCGTCGAATACTTCCCGGGCGACTTTTACGCCAACGCGCACCAGGAGACCGCGCTGGGGTCGGTGGCCTACATCCCGCAGCAGCAGTGGGTCGTCAGCACGGAGTTCGACCCGGTCGTCAACGTCGCGACCTCAGGGACCGGGTACCACGACATCACGACCGGTCAGGGCCCGGGCAACAACCCGAAGGCCAACGGGTTCCAGTTCGTCAGCGGGGTACAAGGCGGGTTCGGCAAGGCCGGCGGGCTCGGTGACATCGCGTACGCGGCCGCGAACGCGCCGGTCCAGATCGGCAACGTCGTGTGGTTCGACGGCGACCACAACGGGATCCAGGACCCGGGGCACGTGCTGCTGCCGGGGGCGACGATCAACCTGCTGGACGCGGACGGCAAACAGGTCGCCACGACCAGGACCAATGCCGCCGGCGAGTACTACTTCGGTGGTGTCGGCGCCGCATACCAGCTCACACCGGGTGCGAAATACACGGTGCAGTTCGACGTGTGTACCGCGGACACCGGCAAGGTGCCCGGCCGGCCCCCGGCGAGCGAGCTGCGGTTCACGCTCCCGCGAGCCGGTGCCCACCGTGCGCATGACTCCAATGTGACCCCGCCGACCGCCGGTCGGTTGTGCGACGGCCGGGCGCCTGTCACCGCGCCGGACAAGCCGGGCGGCGTCGATCACACGATCGACGCCGGGGTGTACGTCCCGACGGCAACTCCGACGCCGACGGCAACTCCGACGGCAACTCCGACGGCAACCGCGACGCCGACGCCGACTCCGACGGCAACCGCGACGCCGACCCCGACGCCGCCCCCGAGCACGGCCCCGACGCCGCCTTCGAGCTCCGCCCCGGAGCCGAGCCTGACGCCGAGCCCGCCCCCGGCGCCGAACCCGGCCTCACCACCGGCCGCTACGCCGCCGTCACCCGCGCCGCCTGCCGGCAACCCGGCCCCGGCCGGTGGGAGCAGGGGTTCGCTGGCGCAGACCGGTATGTCCGGGCTGCCGAAGATGATCGCCCTCGCCGGTCTGCTGGTGGGTGCGGGCCTGGTCATCGCGTTCATGAGCCGGAAGCGCCGCTCCCGGAAACGCTGA
- a CDS encoding right-handed parallel beta-helix repeat-containing protein, translated as MPRSALRVLAAVLGTLTLVVGCGGEGGPDRGRRPAGAQVTIRVPADAPTISGAVALARPGDLVLVAPGVYHESVRIDTARVTLRGASRDRVVIDGRLRQPNGVVVAAPGVAVENLTVRNNTQNGVLVTGSAKAADGQPGRSGGYDTGDEPVTFLKSFLVSYVTATRNGLYGIYAFSAQNGVIEHSYASGGADSGIYVGQCKPCRVVVRDNIAELNAVGYEGTNASEDMYVVGNRLVGNRVGLTTDSDHQEKLLPQQGAVIAGNLIAANQQRATPVQADGGWGTGIGIDGGSDNHFVRNRVAGNSNAGLVITATADMPAVGNRIEDNTFTGNGIDVGWTFPTATRGRGNCLRGNDLRTTVPGRLATTASCPRPGKSPSPAGRWAMPTAPGGIPFTEVAAPGPQPQFPRATTTGATPVPAVPVLPKTAGIPLPSASLLAANARVQTS; from the coding sequence ATGCCTCGATCAGCTCTTCGCGTGTTGGCGGCGGTACTGGGCACGCTGACACTTGTGGTCGGCTGCGGCGGCGAGGGCGGACCGGACCGCGGCCGGCGACCGGCCGGTGCGCAGGTGACGATCCGGGTGCCTGCCGATGCGCCGACGATCTCGGGCGCGGTGGCGCTGGCCCGGCCCGGTGACCTGGTGCTGGTCGCTCCGGGCGTGTACCACGAGTCGGTGAGGATCGACACGGCTCGCGTCACTCTTCGCGGCGCGTCCCGGGACAGGGTCGTCATCGACGGGCGGTTGCGGCAGCCGAACGGTGTCGTCGTCGCGGCGCCCGGGGTGGCCGTGGAGAACCTGACCGTGCGGAACAACACCCAGAACGGGGTCCTGGTCACCGGTTCGGCGAAAGCGGCCGACGGGCAGCCGGGACGAAGCGGCGGCTACGACACCGGCGACGAGCCCGTCACCTTCCTGAAGTCGTTCCTGGTCTCGTACGTGACCGCGACCCGCAACGGTCTCTACGGCATCTACGCGTTCTCCGCGCAGAACGGTGTCATCGAGCACTCGTACGCGTCAGGAGGAGCCGACTCGGGGATCTACGTCGGGCAGTGCAAGCCCTGTCGCGTCGTGGTGCGGGACAACATCGCCGAACTCAACGCGGTCGGTTACGAAGGCACCAACGCCAGCGAGGACATGTACGTGGTCGGCAACCGCCTGGTCGGCAACCGGGTCGGCCTGACCACCGACTCCGACCACCAGGAGAAGCTGCTCCCGCAGCAGGGCGCCGTCATCGCGGGCAATCTGATCGCCGCCAACCAGCAGCGGGCCACCCCGGTGCAGGCCGACGGCGGGTGGGGTACCGGCATCGGCATCGACGGCGGCAGCGACAACCACTTCGTCCGCAACCGCGTCGCCGGCAACAGCAACGCCGGGCTCGTGATCACCGCGACCGCCGACATGCCTGCGGTGGGCAACCGGATCGAGGACAACACGTTCACCGGTAACGGCATCGACGTCGGCTGGACGTTCCCCACCGCCACGCGGGGACGGGGCAACTGCCTGCGCGGCAACGACCTGCGAACCACCGTGCCCGGCCGGCTCGCGACCACCGCGTCCTGCCCGCGTCCGGGCAAGTCGCCCTCGCCGGCCGGCAGGTGGGCGATGCCGACGGCGCCCGGCGGCATCCCCTTCACCGAGGTCGCGGCGCCGGGTCCACAGCCGCAGTTCCCCCGTGCCACCACCACGGGCGCCACCCCTGTCCCGGCCGTTCCCGTCCTGCCGAAGACGGCAGGCATCCCACTGCCGTCAGCATCCCTGCTCGCCGCGAACGCGCGGGTGCAGACGTCCTGA
- a CDS encoding isochorismatase family protein translates to MPATTLDATTALILIDLQQGIAALPGTPLPSAEVVERGARLAAAFRERGLPVVLVNVTGGAPGRTQTARPAGSPPADWAELVPELDRQPGDILVTKQQWGAFHGTNLDLELRRRGVTQVVLAGIATSIGVESTARAAHEHGYHVTLATDAMTDLDADAHRNSLEKIFPRLGESDTTAAILALLD, encoded by the coding sequence GTGCCCGCCACCACCCTCGATGCCACGACCGCCCTGATACTGATCGACCTGCAGCAGGGCATCGCCGCCCTGCCCGGCACCCCGCTGCCCTCCGCCGAGGTCGTCGAGCGCGGCGCGCGGCTCGCCGCCGCGTTCCGCGAGCGCGGGCTGCCGGTCGTCCTGGTGAACGTCACCGGCGGCGCCCCGGGCCGCACCCAGACCGCGCGGCCCGCCGGCAGCCCGCCCGCCGACTGGGCCGAGCTGGTGCCCGAACTCGACCGGCAGCCCGGCGACATCCTCGTCACCAAGCAGCAGTGGGGCGCCTTCCACGGCACGAACCTGGACCTGGAGCTGCGCCGCCGCGGAGTGACCCAGGTCGTCCTCGCCGGCATCGCCACCAGCATCGGCGTGGAGTCCACCGCCCGTGCCGCCCACGAGCACGGCTACCACGTCACCCTCGCCACCGACGCGATGACCGACCTGGACGCCGACGCGCACCGCAACAGCCTGGAGAAGATCTTCCCGCGGCTGGGCGAGAGCGACACGACCGCGGCGATCCTCGCCCTCCTGGACTGA
- a CDS encoding Dyp-type peroxidase encodes MHRADHHPSRRAFLDVTGAMVAAGLTAGCTSDSARPGRPAPVAAATPTPVAATGRHQAGITLPQPAQPHLLAVVADLDATAHAGPLLAELGSAIRTLTAGTDPRLLGLPPGDLTVTVGVGPRLVRAAGASLPGAADLPRFSRERVAPRARGGDLLIQICAGDALLLPVVGAALLAQAGDRLHERWRQSARRGTNVPLGNGLTASRNPLGFLDGIVGPHTTAEQQRDLWLAGPPAVAGGTLAVLRRMELDLPRFAALSVAQQEAVFGRRRASGVPLSGGPVASGPDLGAKTPDGRYLVPVDAHVRRANPAVVGAGLMLRRSYSIDEPAPGLLFLSFQNDLRAFTATLTHMDASDALLRFTTTTASATFLILPGFDRQHPLGSALFG; translated from the coding sequence ATGCACCGAGCCGATCACCATCCGTCGCGCCGGGCGTTCCTCGATGTCACCGGCGCCATGGTGGCCGCCGGTCTGACCGCCGGGTGCACATCGGACTCCGCCCGGCCGGGCCGGCCCGCCCCCGTCGCGGCGGCCACGCCGACGCCGGTTGCGGCAACGGGCCGGCACCAGGCAGGCATCACGCTGCCCCAGCCGGCCCAGCCCCACCTGCTGGCCGTGGTCGCCGACCTCGACGCCACCGCGCACGCCGGCCCGCTACTGGCCGAACTCGGCAGTGCCATCCGCACGCTCACCGCGGGGACCGACCCGCGGCTGCTGGGCCTGCCGCCGGGCGACCTCACCGTGACCGTCGGCGTGGGCCCCCGGCTGGTACGCGCGGCCGGTGCCTCGCTGCCCGGCGCGGCCGACCTCCCGCGCTTCTCCCGCGAACGGGTCGCCCCCCGGGCACGCGGCGGAGACCTGCTGATACAGATCTGCGCCGGCGACGCGCTGCTCCTGCCGGTCGTCGGCGCCGCGCTCCTGGCCCAGGCCGGTGACCGCCTCCACGAACGCTGGCGGCAGTCCGCACGCCGCGGTACGAACGTGCCCCTCGGCAACGGCCTCACCGCGTCACGCAACCCTCTCGGTTTCCTCGACGGCATCGTGGGCCCGCACACGACCGCCGAACAACAACGCGACCTGTGGCTGGCCGGTCCCCCCGCGGTCGCGGGCGGCACCCTTGCCGTACTGCGGCGCATGGAGCTCGACCTGCCGCGGTTCGCCGCCCTGTCCGTGGCCCAGCAGGAGGCGGTCTTCGGACGGCGCCGGGCCAGTGGCGTCCCCCTCTCCGGCGGCCCCGTCGCCTCGGGCCCGGACCTGGGGGCCAAGACACCGGACGGCCGCTACCTCGTCCCCGTCGATGCTCACGTGCGCCGGGCCAACCCCGCCGTCGTCGGCGCCGGCCTCATGCTCCGCCGCTCCTACAGCATCGACGAACCCGCCCCTGGCCTGCTCTTCCTGAGCTTCCAGAACGACCTGCGGGCCTTCACGGCCACCCTCACCCACATGGACGCCTCCGACGCGCTGCTGCGATTCACCACCACCACCGCCAGCGCGACCTTCCTGATCCTCCCCGGCTTCGACCGGCAACACCCCCTCGGTTCAGCGCTGTTCGGCTGA